The Tistrella mobilis genome window below encodes:
- a CDS encoding amino acid ABC transporter substrate-binding protein codes for MSIKTFVAALAATVAVAALGAPAHAGATLDAIKKNGTLRCGVNTGLPGFSAPDSTGRWSGMDADFCRAVAATILGDAEKVQFVPLSAQARFTALQSGEIDLLSRNSTNTLTRDASLGLFFVGTWFYDGQGFLITKAAGVTSAKQLDGATVCVQSGTTTELNLTDYFRAHGMKLQPVVFESFEESYKAYFSGRCDAYTTDISGLASLRSVNAPNPDDHIILPEAISKEPLAPAVRRGDEEYFTIVKWVRNAMIEAEEYGITSKNVDEMKASSENPVVRRILGASPGMGQTLGLDDEWAYRPIKQVGNYGEVFARNVGPESPLKLERGLNAQWSDGGVLYADPIR; via the coding sequence ATGTCGATCAAGACCTTCGTGGCCGCGCTTGCGGCTACCGTCGCCGTCGCGGCGCTCGGCGCGCCCGCCCATGCCGGCGCGACGCTGGATGCGATCAAGAAGAACGGCACGCTGCGCTGCGGCGTGAACACCGGTCTGCCGGGCTTTTCGGCGCCGGACAGCACCGGCCGCTGGAGCGGCATGGACGCCGACTTCTGCCGTGCGGTCGCGGCCACCATTCTGGGCGACGCGGAAAAGGTCCAGTTCGTGCCGCTGTCGGCCCAGGCACGCTTCACGGCGCTGCAGTCGGGTGAAATCGATCTCCTGTCGCGCAACAGCACCAACACGCTGACCCGCGATGCGTCGCTCGGCCTGTTCTTCGTCGGCACCTGGTTCTATGACGGCCAGGGCTTCCTGATCACTAAGGCCGCCGGTGTCACCAGCGCCAAGCAGCTGGACGGCGCCACTGTCTGCGTCCAGTCCGGCACCACCACCGAGCTTAACCTCACCGACTACTTCCGTGCCCATGGCATGAAGCTGCAGCCGGTGGTGTTCGAAAGCTTCGAGGAATCGTACAAGGCCTATTTCTCGGGCCGTTGCGACGCCTACACCACCGATATTTCGGGCCTTGCCTCGCTGCGTTCGGTGAACGCGCCGAACCCGGACGACCACATCATCCTGCCCGAGGCGATCTCGAAGGAGCCGCTGGCGCCGGCGGTCCGCCGGGGCGACGAGGAATACTTCACCATCGTGAAGTGGGTCCGCAACGCCATGATCGAGGCCGAGGAATACGGCATCACCTCGAAGAATGTCGATGAGATGAAGGCCTCGTCCGAGAACCCGGTCGTGCGCCGCATCCTGGGTGCGTCGCCCGGTATGGGCCAGACCCTGGGTCTGGACGACGAGTGGGCCTATCGCCCGATCAAGCAGGTCGGCAATTACGGCGAGGTCTTCGCCCGCAATGTCGGCCCCGAAAGCCCGCTGAAGCTGGAGCGTGGCCTGAACGCGCAGTGGAGCGACGGCGGCGTGCTGTACGCCGACCCGATCCGCTGA
- a CDS encoding amino acid ABC transporter permease has translation MTAQTIPEKTAVERPPAATVGPIAWIRGNLFNTWYNALITVAIAWALISWLPGLIDWAFVDAVWGRAAPEACKAAEGACWAFIREKYRLILFGTYPYEEQWRPLASILIFVTLVAASGYRKFWSRKLVYVWGAALLLICLLMWGGVFGLPLVETRLWGGLMITLVLSVFGCGIAFPIAVLLALGRRSNLPIIKALSVTYIELIRGVPLVTLLFMASVMIPLFLPEGLNINKLLRAQIAIIMFAAAYLAEVVRGGLQAIPKGQYEAADALGLGYWQKMRLIILPQALKISIPSTVNSFLSTLKDTSLVVIIGIFDLMLATRAALNDAPWRTYFAEAYVFAALVYFVFCFAISRYSQWLERYLGRGAHR, from the coding sequence ATGACCGCTCAGACCATACCGGAAAAGACGGCCGTCGAACGGCCACCCGCGGCGACGGTGGGACCCATCGCCTGGATCCGCGGCAATCTGTTCAACACCTGGTACAACGCGCTGATCACCGTCGCCATCGCCTGGGCGCTGATTTCGTGGCTGCCGGGGCTGATCGACTGGGCCTTCGTCGATGCGGTCTGGGGCCGTGCGGCACCCGAGGCCTGCAAGGCGGCGGAAGGGGCCTGCTGGGCCTTCATCCGCGAGAAATACCGCCTGATCCTGTTCGGCACCTATCCTTACGAGGAACAGTGGCGGCCGCTGGCCTCCATCCTGATCTTCGTGACGCTGGTTGCCGCCAGCGGCTACCGGAAGTTCTGGAGCCGGAAACTGGTCTATGTATGGGGCGCGGCGCTGCTGCTGATCTGCCTGCTGATGTGGGGCGGCGTCTTCGGCCTGCCTCTGGTCGAAACCCGGCTCTGGGGCGGTCTGATGATCACCCTCGTGCTGTCGGTCTTCGGCTGCGGCATCGCCTTTCCCATCGCGGTGCTGCTGGCGCTGGGGCGGCGGTCGAACCTGCCGATCATCAAGGCCCTGTCGGTGACCTATATCGAGCTGATCCGCGGCGTGCCGCTGGTGACGCTGTTGTTCATGGCCTCGGTCATGATCCCGCTCTTCCTGCCGGAAGGGCTCAACATCAACAAGCTGCTGCGGGCCCAGATCGCGATCATCATGTTCGCGGCCGCCTATCTTGCCGAAGTGGTGCGCGGCGGCCTGCAGGCCATTCCCAAGGGGCAGTACGAAGCGGCCGATGCGCTCGGCCTCGGCTACTGGCAGAAGATGCGGCTGATCATCCTGCCGCAGGCGTTGAAGATCAGCATTCCGTCGACCGTGAACTCGTTCCTGTCGACGCTGAAAGACACCTCGCTGGTGGTCATCATCGGCATCTTCGACCTGATGCTGGCGACCCGTGCGGCGCTGAACGACGCGCCCTGGCGGACCTATTTCGCCGAGGCCTATGTCTTCGCGGCGCTGGTCTACTTCGTCTTCTGCTTCGCGATCTCGCGCTACAGCCAGTGGCTGGAGCGGTATCTGGGTCGCGGTGCCCATCGTTGA
- a CDS encoding FAD-dependent oxidoreductase, with the protein MSRLVDCDVVIVGGGVVGLAAAIGLRRQAFRVTVLEATAGAGRDLDGICGLIGTGGRDALARLLGEDEAAGLVTTATAPEGAADILPQGLGVLAPGLFAETLSRRARERGVDLREGVAAVGAEESEAGFRVACAPGYGIAGRLMAIAAGPARDVAGSWLKADLSVRPAVSLRLKLRPDRITPESCRSRPTDVVLAEDGRAVLRGTSDGGWLVALHEDGSVATSASGAAARAAAPAAPLSPDEIAAAAARVTAILPDTAGQVLTRMWRVAGQAPDAVAMAEAVPGRAGLFVADGGGDWDIGAALIAGERLAGLLAA; encoded by the coding sequence ATGAGCCGGCTGGTGGATTGCGACGTCGTCATCGTCGGCGGCGGGGTGGTCGGCCTTGCCGCCGCGATCGGGCTGCGCCGGCAGGCCTTCCGGGTGACGGTGCTGGAGGCGACGGCAGGTGCCGGGCGTGATCTCGACGGCATCTGCGGACTGATCGGCACCGGGGGCCGGGACGCCCTCGCCCGCCTGCTGGGCGAGGACGAGGCCGCCGGCCTGGTGACCACGGCGACCGCCCCGGAGGGGGCGGCCGATATCCTGCCTCAGGGGCTGGGCGTGCTTGCCCCGGGCCTTTTCGCCGAAACGCTCAGCCGCCGGGCCCGGGAGCGCGGCGTCGACCTGCGCGAGGGCGTGGCCGCGGTCGGTGCCGAGGAAAGCGAGGCCGGATTCCGGGTTGCCTGCGCCCCCGGCTATGGCATCGCGGGGCGGCTGATGGCGATCGCCGCCGGCCCTGCCCGGGATGTCGCCGGCAGCTGGCTGAAGGCTGATCTGTCGGTGCGCCCGGCGGTGTCGCTGCGCCTGAAGCTCCGCCCGGATCGGATCACGCCCGAGAGCTGCCGCAGCCGGCCGACGGATGTGGTACTGGCCGAGGACGGCCGCGCCGTGCTGCGCGGCACCTCTGACGGCGGCTGGCTGGTGGCCCTGCACGAGGACGGATCCGTCGCAACCTCCGCCTCGGGGGCGGCGGCACGTGCGGCCGCGCCTGCGGCTCCGCTCTCGCCCGACGAGATCGCGGCGGCGGCGGCACGGGTCACCGCCATCCTGCCCGACACGGCTGGCCAGGTCCTGACCCGCATGTGGCGGGTCGCCGGCCAGGCACCCGATGCGGTTGCCATGGCTGAAGCCGTGCCCGGCCGGGCCGGCCTGTTCGTTGCCGATGGCGGTGGTGACTGGGATATAGGGGCCGCCCTGATCGCCGGCGAGCGTCTGGCCGGGCTGCTCGCCGCCTGA
- the metC gene encoding cystathionine beta-lyase yields MSDETRPRAETSHQTDDQHGIDTRIVHVGRDPFANHGIVNPPVHHASTVLFPTLDALAKAAADPTRGVYYGRYGTPITHALEDAYAELAGGVRGIALASGKTAILAMLTAFTSAGDHVVVLDNVYEPTRALADQFLGRYGVDVTYVDPMAGAAVADHFRPNTKLLMLEAPGSLTFEVADLPAMIAAARAAGVRTALDNSWATPLYLKPLAMGVDVVMEAGTKYLVGHSDAMLGVLSATEEAFPALRRAASEIGAPPGPDDCYLALRGLRTLSVRMARHRETGLALARHLAGHDMVRRVLHPALPDCPGHEAFLRDFKGSSGLFAVELQPGSRDRIAAMVDHMALFKMGFSWGGYESLILPVDPRRARTATRDRWTGRGPLLRIHAGLEDPADLIADLDAGLARYAAAADA; encoded by the coding sequence ATGTCCGACGAGACGCGCCCCCGCGCGGAAACGAGCCATCAGACAGACGATCAGCATGGGATCGACACCCGGATCGTTCATGTCGGGCGCGATCCCTTCGCCAATCACGGTATCGTCAATCCGCCGGTGCATCACGCCTCGACCGTGCTGTTCCCCACACTCGACGCGCTGGCGAAGGCCGCGGCCGATCCGACCCGCGGGGTCTATTACGGCCGCTACGGCACGCCCATCACCCATGCGCTGGAAGACGCCTATGCCGAACTGGCGGGCGGCGTACGGGGCATCGCGCTCGCCTCGGGCAAGACGGCGATCCTGGCGATGCTCACCGCCTTCACCAGCGCAGGCGATCATGTGGTCGTGCTCGACAACGTCTACGAGCCGACCCGGGCGCTGGCCGATCAGTTCCTCGGCCGCTACGGTGTCGACGTCACCTATGTCGACCCGATGGCCGGCGCTGCGGTCGCCGATCACTTCCGGCCGAACACGAAGCTGCTGATGCTGGAAGCACCGGGCTCGCTCACCTTCGAGGTGGCCGATCTGCCGGCCATGATCGCCGCGGCCCGGGCCGCGGGCGTGCGTACCGCGCTCGACAATTCCTGGGCGACGCCGCTCTATCTGAAGCCGCTCGCCATGGGGGTCGATGTGGTCATGGAGGCCGGCACCAAATATCTGGTCGGCCATTCCGATGCCATGCTGGGCGTGCTTTCCGCCACCGAAGAGGCCTTCCCGGCGCTGCGCCGGGCGGCAAGCGAGATCGGCGCCCCTCCAGGGCCGGACGACTGCTATCTGGCGCTGCGCGGCCTGCGCACGCTGTCGGTGCGCATGGCACGGCACCGCGAAACCGGCCTGGCCCTTGCCCGGCACCTGGCCGGGCACGACATGGTGCGTCGGGTGCTGCATCCGGCCCTGCCCGACTGCCCGGGCCACGAGGCCTTCCTGCGCGACTTCAAGGGGTCGAGCGGCCTGTTTGCGGTAGAGCTTCAGCCGGGCAGCCGCGACCGGATCGCGGCGATGGTCGACCACATGGCCCTGTTCAAGATGGGCTTTTCCTGGGGCGGCTATGAAAGCCTGATCCTGCCGGTCGACCCGCGCCGGGCCCGCACCGCCACCCGCGACCGTTGGACCGGCCGCGGCCCCCTGTTGCGCATTCATGCCGGGTTGGAAGATCCGGCCGATCTGATCGCCGATCTGGATGCGGGCCTCGCCCGCTATGCCGCCGCGGCCGACGCCTGA
- a CDS encoding alpha/beta fold hydrolase, whose amino-acid sequence MRAMVDDRPAEPGMAAEGSPLSGSFTSGRFDPGSGPVLHVQSWPGGDPAGRPLLLTHGTGYCGATLEPVALRLAGHASGVWSYDRRGHGASGRTPGDYGFRAFAQDLIALADAMGWRDIDVLAHSAGATDVLLVAALRPELFRRMVVIEPTISEPGAGEEPEPEGWAFGRGLVEAAGRRKPRFADRETARARFASRPPFDVVTPAALDLYLDWGFRRDGVELVLACEPETEADILGPIARAMGNANSGDPAGDPFLLLHDQNVPVLVAKTARSHPVFQNMSAIAARHMPGTRDFVTLDTAHLAVMEAPDQVVDLARPFLYG is encoded by the coding sequence ATGCGCGCCATGGTTGATGACAGGCCGGCCGAGCCCGGCATGGCTGCCGAAGGTTCCCCGCTTTCGGGCAGCTTCACCTCCGGACGGTTCGATCCCGGCTCCGGCCCCGTTCTTCATGTCCAGTCCTGGCCGGGCGGCGATCCGGCCGGCCGGCCGCTGCTGCTGACCCATGGCACGGGGTATTGCGGGGCGACGCTGGAGCCGGTGGCGCTGAGACTTGCGGGTCATGCCTCGGGCGTGTGGAGCTATGACCGCCGCGGCCATGGGGCTTCGGGCCGTACCCCCGGCGATTACGGCTTCCGGGCCTTTGCCCAGGATCTGATCGCGCTGGCCGATGCCATGGGCTGGCGGGACATCGACGTCCTGGCGCATTCGGCAGGGGCCACCGATGTGCTGCTGGTGGCGGCGCTCCGGCCGGAGCTGTTCCGCCGCATGGTGGTGATCGAGCCTACGATCTCGGAACCGGGTGCCGGAGAGGAGCCCGAGCCCGAGGGCTGGGCCTTCGGGCGCGGCCTGGTCGAGGCCGCCGGACGGCGCAAGCCGCGCTTCGCCGACCGTGAGACGGCGCGCGCACGTTTTGCGTCGCGCCCGCCCTTCGATGTCGTCACGCCGGCGGCGCTGGATCTCTATCTCGACTGGGGCTTTCGCCGCGACGGCGTGGAACTGGTGCTGGCCTGCGAGCCTGAAACCGAGGCCGACATTCTGGGGCCGATCGCGCGCGCCATGGGGAATGCCAATAGCGGCGATCCCGCGGGCGATCCCTTCCTGCTGCTGCACGACCAGAATGTGCCGGTGCTGGTGGCGAAGACCGCCCGATCGCATCCGGTGTTCCAGAACATGTCGGCGATCGCGGCCCGGCACATGCCGGGCACCCGCGATTTCGTCACGCTGGATACCGCCCATCTGGCGGTGATGGAAGCGCCGGACCAGGTGGTCGATCTGGCCCGGCCCTTCCTCTACGGCTGA
- a CDS encoding amino acid ABC transporter permease has translation MTDTSRRPGTSAPDGTPPRRSMLNDAGVRAVLFQIIAMAIVIAIGWYLVGNTLHNLATRNIQTGFDYLSREAGFAIGETLIPYNATDTYARALWVGVINTLKVSLIGIVFAMLIGVVIGVARLSSNWLLAKLATIYVETLRNIPVLLQLFFWYGLITEVLPAPRQALQPIEGVFLSNRGFKMPAPADHPAWWGALIALIVAILAVRFLLARARRIQAATGDRPKTLIPSLALLIGLPVAAWAVMGAPLALDMPELRGFNFQGGISVSPEFAALTLGLTLYTAAFIAETVRSGIQAVGKGQWEAAAALGLKPGVTMRLIILPQALRVIVPPTTSQFLNLTKNSSLAVAIGYPDIVSVANTTLNQTGQAIENIALIMLAYLTVSLSISAFMNWYNKRIALVER, from the coding sequence ATGACCGACACCAGCCGCCGTCCGGGCACCTCCGCCCCGGATGGCACGCCGCCCCGTCGTTCCATGCTGAACGATGCAGGCGTGCGCGCGGTGTTGTTCCAGATCATCGCCATGGCAATCGTGATCGCCATCGGCTGGTATCTGGTGGGCAACACCCTGCACAATCTTGCCACCCGCAATATCCAGACCGGCTTCGACTATCTGAGCCGCGAAGCCGGCTTTGCGATCGGCGAGACACTTATCCCCTATAATGCAACCGACACCTATGCCCGGGCTCTCTGGGTCGGCGTGATCAACACGCTCAAGGTGTCGCTGATCGGCATCGTGTTCGCGATGCTGATCGGCGTGGTGATCGGCGTCGCCCGCCTGTCGAGCAACTGGCTGCTCGCCAAGCTTGCGACCATCTATGTCGAGACGCTGCGCAACATCCCGGTGCTGCTGCAGCTGTTCTTCTGGTACGGGTTGATCACCGAGGTCCTGCCGGCGCCGCGCCAGGCGCTGCAGCCGATCGAGGGCGTGTTCCTCAGCAATCGCGGCTTCAAGATGCCGGCACCGGCCGACCATCCGGCCTGGTGGGGGGCGCTGATCGCGCTGATCGTCGCAATCCTGGCCGTGCGTTTCCTTCTGGCCCGCGCCCGCAGGATCCAGGCGGCGACCGGCGACCGGCCGAAGACGCTGATCCCCTCTCTCGCCCTGCTGATCGGTCTGCCGGTCGCCGCCTGGGCGGTGATGGGCGCGCCGCTTGCACTCGACATGCCGGAACTGCGCGGCTTCAACTTCCAGGGCGGCATCTCGGTCTCGCCGGAATTTGCCGCACTCACCCTTGGCCTCACGCTCTATACCGCCGCCTTCATTGCCGAGACCGTGCGCTCGGGTATTCAGGCGGTGGGCAAGGGCCAGTGGGAGGCTGCGGCCGCGCTGGGCCTGAAGCCCGGCGTCACCATGCGGCTGATCATCCTGCCGCAGGCACTTCGGGTGATCGTGCCGCCGACCACCAGCCAGTTCCTGAACCTGACCAAGAACAGCTCGCTCGCGGTCGCGATCGGCTATCCGGACATCGTTTCGGTGGCCAACACGACCCTGAACCAGACCGGTCAGGCCATCGAGAACATCGCCTTGATCATGCTGGCTTACCTGACGGTCAGCCTGTCGATCTCGGCATTCATGAACTGGTACAACAAGCGCATCGCGCTGGTGGAGCGCTAG
- a CDS encoding N-acetyltransferase, giving the protein MTELVVTYFEMTSPPDRHGRGKLPSGQYALLRAWNMPVHFYRYLHAGAQAIQLRPERLALDDDAIRNILADEKIEIFVLYVAGVPAGFAELDRRAEDDSIEIAYHGLMPEYVGRSFRGFLLDQVVDIAWSYHPTRLWARCSNLDHPKAMQTYQRGGFGVFRQERSPMPANLALTGSDRGRNAGAGGLLTEGADLSNIVPGPLGEAPT; this is encoded by the coding sequence ATGACGGAACTTGTCGTCACCTACTTCGAAATGACCTCGCCGCCGGACCGCCATGGGCGTGGCAAGCTGCCCTCGGGGCAGTACGCCCTGCTCCGGGCCTGGAACATGCCGGTCCATTTCTACCGCTATCTGCATGCCGGCGCCCAGGCGATCCAGCTCCGTCCGGAGCGCCTGGCCCTTGACGACGACGCCATCCGCAACATTCTCGCCGACGAGAAGATCGAGATCTTCGTGCTCTATGTCGCCGGCGTGCCGGCGGGCTTTGCCGAACTCGACCGACGGGCGGAAGACGATTCCATCGAAATCGCGTATCACGGACTCATGCCTGAATATGTTGGCCGCAGCTTCCGCGGCTTCCTGCTCGACCAGGTGGTGGACATCGCCTGGAGCTATCACCCGACACGGCTCTGGGCGCGCTGCTCCAATCTGGATCACCCCAAGGCCATGCAGACCTATCAGCGCGGCGGCTTCGGCGTGTTCCGGCAGGAACGCAGCCCCATGCCCGCCAATCTGGCCCTGACCGGCAGTGATCGCGGCCGCAATGCCGGTGCCGGCGGCCTTCTGACCGAGGGAGCAGACCTGTCGAACATCGTGCCCGGCCCGCTTGGGGAGGCCCCGACATGA
- a CDS encoding amino acid ABC transporter ATP-binding protein: MPEATGPRVASARGADTIIRLEHVNKWYGQFHVLRDINLDVARGERIVICGPSGSGKSTMIRCINRLEEHQKGSIVVNGVELSNDVKAVENIRREVGMVFQHFNLFPHLTVLENLTLAPLWVHKVPRKEAEATAMSYLERVRIPDQAKKYPGQLSGGQQQRVAIARSLCTNPKVMLFDEPTSALDPEMIKEVLDVMIELAETGMTMLCVTHEMGFARTVADRVIFMDRGEIVEENVPEEFFLNPQNDRTKAFLGQILHH, encoded by the coding sequence ATGCCCGAGGCCACCGGGCCGCGGGTCGCCTCTGCCCGCGGTGCCGACACCATCATCCGGCTGGAGCACGTCAACAAGTGGTACGGCCAGTTCCACGTGCTGCGCGACATCAATCTTGATGTCGCGCGTGGCGAGCGCATCGTCATCTGCGGGCCGTCCGGTTCGGGCAAATCGACGATGATCCGCTGCATCAACCGGCTGGAGGAACACCAGAAGGGCAGCATCGTCGTCAACGGCGTGGAGCTGAGCAACGACGTCAAGGCGGTTGAGAATATCCGCCGCGAGGTCGGCATGGTGTTCCAGCACTTCAACCTGTTCCCGCATCTGACCGTGCTGGAGAACCTGACCCTGGCGCCGCTCTGGGTCCACAAGGTGCCCCGCAAGGAAGCCGAGGCGACGGCGATGTCCTATCTGGAGCGCGTGCGCATTCCGGATCAGGCCAAAAAATATCCGGGTCAGCTGTCGGGCGGGCAGCAGCAGCGCGTGGCGATCGCGCGCTCGCTGTGCACCAACCCGAAGGTCATGCTCTTCGACGAGCCGACCTCGGCGCTGGACCCCGAGATGATCAAGGAAGTGCTCGATGTGATGATCGAGCTGGCCGAGACCGGCATGACCATGCTGTGCGTGACCCATGAAATGGGTTTCGCCCGCACGGTCGCCGACCGGGTGATCTTCATGGATCGCGGCGAGATCGTGGAAGAGAACGTGCCTGAGGAATTCTTCCTCAACCCGCAGAACGACCGGACCAAGGCCTTCCTGGGGCAGATCCTCCATCACTGA
- a CDS encoding sorbosone dehydrogenase family protein gives MTATTSIARAGLTLGLALCLAGQTAAAADPAPGTRLRVDADRLPAPGNAPSPANSPQTIDRPEGAALRVPEGFRATLFAEGLDHPRVMTVAANGDVLLAESRAGKITLLRDGDGDGRAEVRETLIDGLARPHGIGLREGTIWVSDTNGVWRWPYSPGDTRITADPEAMTPPDALGSAGGHWTRGLQLDPETDGFWVSVGSRGNVGVEPEPRATIRRFDRPGDAGQSFATGLRNPVGMALHPTTGDLWTVVNERDGLGDDLVPDYLTRVEEGGFYGWPYGWPGAGGDPVVQPGLEGQDEGRLTRMITPDLRFQAHSAPIGLTFYDGTMFPERYSGGAFVALRGSWNAAEPRGYVVAFVPFDADGTPVDDGVYEVFASGFRLDDGGRGSPAQVWGRPAGVAVDRAGALLIADDTGGTLWRVVTTGK, from the coding sequence ATGACCGCCACCACCTCCATCGCCCGGGCCGGGCTGACACTCGGCCTGGCCCTGTGTCTGGCAGGCCAGACCGCTGCCGCCGCCGATCCGGCGCCGGGAACCCGGCTTCGGGTCGATGCCGATCGCCTCCCCGCCCCGGGCAATGCCCCAAGCCCGGCGAATTCGCCGCAAACCATCGACCGGCCCGAGGGGGCGGCCCTGCGCGTGCCCGAGGGCTTTCGCGCCACCCTTTTCGCCGAAGGGCTGGATCATCCCCGGGTGATGACGGTCGCGGCCAATGGCGATGTGCTGCTGGCCGAGAGCCGGGCCGGAAAGATCACCCTGCTGCGCGACGGCGACGGGGATGGCCGGGCAGAGGTCCGCGAAACCCTGATCGACGGGCTGGCCCGCCCGCACGGCATCGGCTTGCGTGAGGGCACGATCTGGGTGTCGGATACCAACGGGGTCTGGCGCTGGCCCTATAGCCCCGGCGACACCCGCATCACCGCCGACCCCGAAGCCATGACCCCGCCCGATGCGCTGGGAAGCGCCGGCGGCCACTGGACCCGCGGCCTTCAGCTCGATCCGGAGACCGACGGCTTCTGGGTCTCCGTCGGTTCGCGCGGCAATGTCGGGGTGGAGCCCGAACCCCGGGCCACCATCCGCCGCTTCGACCGCCCGGGGGATGCAGGCCAGAGCTTCGCGACCGGACTGCGCAACCCGGTAGGGATGGCTCTCCATCCGACGACCGGTGACTTGTGGACCGTGGTCAACGAGCGCGACGGGCTGGGCGACGATCTGGTGCCCGACTATCTGACCCGGGTTGAGGAAGGCGGCTTCTACGGCTGGCCCTATGGCTGGCCCGGTGCCGGTGGCGACCCGGTGGTCCAGCCCGGGCTGGAGGGGCAGGACGAGGGGCGGTTGACGCGTATGATCACCCCCGATTTGCGTTTTCAGGCGCATTCTGCACCGATCGGACTGACGTTCTACGATGGCACAATGTTCCCGGAACGATACAGCGGCGGAGCCTTTGTCGCCCTGCGCGGGTCCTGGAATGCGGCAGAGCCCCGCGGCTATGTCGTCGCCTTCGTGCCCTTCGACGCCGACGGCACACCGGTGGATGACGGCGTCTACGAGGTTTTCGCCTCGGGTTTCCGCCTGGACGACGGCGGGCGCGGAAGTCCTGCGCAGGTATGGGGAAGACCGGCCGGAGTGGCGGTGGACCGCGCCGGTGCCCTGCTGATCGCCGATGATACCGGCGGCACGCTTTGGCGTGTTGTCACCACCGGCAAATGA
- a CDS encoding FAD-dependent oxidoreductase translates to MTIGETIQAGTAPAGRRVVVVGAGPAGLAATEKLLAHGLQPIVVAPADDWGGRAFVGASEADAGSPAGDVDFLRFRGRAARIRSAVRLITGHVAWAIEDGAVLLAGRDGISRLAFDRLVLATGAETRPIPLPGGQLSGVTDLGTLYRAPEQAGSTTIGQRPVLIGGGPGLYEVADRLVRAGRRLTAVIDLDPDPWRRGPIGAESGRPGTGLSRWLRLVGRDVPVLTGITRLRVEGDGHVERIIATDGRGETREIVCDTVGVGHGMIADHRLLASAGVALGFDPDRRAFLPQLDAEGRVPECPGLYVAGEAGPHPRPAVADRLGAAAGLAVASDLGIAEARIELARMTPLLSHDRRTGAEIAVDHPYPTGWVLAQDDDAPIDPASGLTLGRLKQVAARHRLDRLGRAAAVLGVDLARAGGLGRAGVLAELIAALGALPLAGLGTSQGESPAMPVPLGMLAAAGRGQVNDITERAG, encoded by the coding sequence ATGACCATCGGCGAAACCATTCAGGCCGGGACAGCCCCGGCCGGCCGCAGGGTAGTGGTGGTCGGCGCCGGTCCGGCGGGGCTGGCAGCCACCGAGAAACTCCTCGCTCATGGCCTCCAGCCGATCGTGGTTGCCCCTGCCGATGACTGGGGCGGCCGTGCCTTCGTCGGCGCTTCGGAAGCGGATGCCGGCTCCCCTGCCGGCGATGTCGATTTCCTGCGCTTCCGTGGCCGTGCCGCCCGCATCCGCAGCGCCGTACGCCTGATCACCGGCCATGTCGCCTGGGCGATCGAGGATGGCGCCGTGCTCCTGGCCGGTCGCGACGGGATTTCGCGCCTCGCCTTCGACCGGCTGGTGCTGGCCACCGGTGCCGAGACCCGGCCGATCCCGCTGCCCGGCGGCCAGCTTTCCGGCGTCACCGATCTGGGCACGCTCTACCGCGCCCCCGAACAGGCCGGCAGCACCACGATCGGCCAGCGCCCGGTGCTGATCGGCGGTGGCCCCGGCCTCTACGAGGTCGCCGACCGGCTGGTGCGCGCCGGCCGCCGGCTGACCGCGGTGATCGACCTGGATCCCGATCCCTGGCGGCGCGGCCCGATCGGGGCCGAAAGCGGTCGCCCGGGTACGGGGCTCAGCCGCTGGCTGCGCCTGGTCGGCCGTGACGTTCCCGTGCTGACCGGCATCACCCGCCTCAGGGTGGAGGGCGACGGTCATGTCGAGCGGATCATCGCCACCGACGGCCGCGGAGAGACCCGCGAGATCGTCTGCGACACCGTCGGCGTCGGACATGGCATGATTGCCGATCACCGCCTGCTCGCCTCGGCGGGCGTGGCGCTCGGCTTCGATCCCGACCGGCGCGCTTTCCTGCCCCAGCTGGATGCCGAAGGGCGGGTGCCGGAATGCCCGGGACTTTACGTCGCGGGTGAGGCCGGCCCTCATCCGCGCCCGGCGGTTGCCGACCGGCTGGGTGCCGCGGCGGGCCTGGCCGTCGCTTCGGATCTTGGCATTGCAGAGGCGCGGATCGAACTCGCCCGGATGACGCCCCTGCTCTCCCACGACCGGCGCACCGGTGCCGAGATCGCCGTCGACCATCCCTACCCCACCGGCTGGGTTCTGGCCCAGGACGACGACGCCCCGATCGATCCCGCAAGCGGGCTGACGCTGGGCCGGCTGAAGCAGGTTGCGGCACGCCATCGCCTGGACCGGCTGGGCCGGGCCGCGGCGGTGCTGGGCGTCGATCTGGCCCGCGCCGGCGGCCTTGGCCGTGCGGGCGTTCTGGCCGAGTTGATCGCTGCCCTCGGCGCCCTGCCGCTCGCCGGCCTCGGCACCAGCCAGGGCGAGAGCCCGGCCATGCCGGTGCCGCTCGGCATGCTGGCCGCAGCGGGACGGGGACAGGTTAACGACATAACGGAGCGTGCAGGATGA